One genomic segment of Centropristis striata isolate RG_2023a ecotype Rhode Island chromosome 11, C.striata_1.0, whole genome shotgun sequence includes these proteins:
- the LOC131980660 gene encoding tripartite motif-containing protein 16-like protein — protein sequence METKRVKLDRETFCCSICLDLLKDPVTIPCGHSYCMNCIKTHWDGEDEKEIYSCPQCRETFTPRPVLVKNTMLADLVEELKKSGLPAAPADHCYAGPDDVACDVCSGRKRKATKSCLICLVSYCDEHLQPHYQSSAFWRHKLVEPSKKLVFCCPELVVSRQNIQQRIQDREKNVKLLQQELDAINSSADKTVEDSEKILTEIITLTQKQISELKQQVRSQQETEESRVKELQEKLQQEITELTQKEAEMEMISLIEDQKKFRESYLRLSGVGESTDVSSIIIRPLRYFEDLTAALSEVKDEQQDILRKKWTNVSQTVTEVDVLLSDPDAEPKTRTGFLRYARDITLDPNTAFPELLLSEGNRKATLGKPQKYPDHPDRFDVWTQVLSTECLTGRCYIEVEYRGEVSLALAYKNIKRKGGMNYVGFGYNEKSWSLICEEGEYVFSYNYDYTSISGPLCSRLGVYLDHSAGILSFYSVSDTMKLLHRVQTTFTQPLHAGFCFGIDIGDTGEFCKLTKNDECESATTSGLLN from the coding sequence ATGGAGACGAAACGAGTAAAGTTGGACCGTGAAACCTTCTGCTGttccatctgtctggatctactgaaggaCCCGGTAACTATTCCCTGTGGACACAGCTACTGTATGAACTGTATTAAAACACACTGGGATGGAGAGGACGAGAAGGAGATCTACAGCTGTCCTCAGTGCAGGGAGACCTTCACACCGAGGCCTGTCCTggtgaaaaacaccatgttagcagATTTAGTGGAGGAGCTAAAGAAGAGCGGACTcccagctgctcctgctgatcACTGCTATGCTGGACCTGATGATGTGGCCTGTGATGTCTGCAGCGGGAGAAAACGTAAAGCCACCAAGTCCTGTCTCATCTGTCTGGTGTCTTACTGTGATGAACACCTCCAGCCTCATTATCAATCCTCTGCCTTTTGGAGacacaagctggtggagccctCCAAGAAGCTGGTGTTCTGCTGCCCTGAGCTCGTGGTGAGTCGACAAAACATTcagcagagaatccaggacagagagaaaaatgtgaagCTTCTTCAGCAGGAGCTGGATGCAATCAATAGCTCTGCTGATAAAacagtggaggacagtgagaagATCCTCACTGAAATCATCACCCTGACCCAAAAACAAATCTCTGAGctgaagcagcaggtcagatCTCAGCAGGAAACTGAAGAGAGCCGAGTCAAAGAGCTtcaggagaagctgcagcaggagatcactGAGCTGACGCAGAAAGAGGCTGAGATGGAGATGATCTCACTCATAGAGGATCAGAAAAAGTTTCGGGAAAGTTACTTAAGACTGTCAGGAGTTGGTGAATCCACAGACGTATCCAGCATTATAATCCGTCCTCTGCGCTACTTTGAGGATTTGACTGCAGCTCTTTCAGAAGTCAAAGATGAACAACAGGACATTTTGAGAAAGAAATGGACAAACGTCtcacagacagtgactgaaGTTGATGTGTTACTGTCCGACCCAGACGCAGAGCCCAAGACCAGAACTGGATTCCTAAGATATGCACGAGACATcacactggatccaaacacagcatTTCCAGAGCTGTTATTATCTGAGGGGAACAGAAAAGCAACACTAGGGAAACCTCAGAAGTATCCTGATCACCCGGACAGATTTGATGTTTGGACTCAGGTCCTAAGTACTGAGTGTCTGACTGGACGTTGTTACATAGAGGTGGAGTATAGAGGGGAAGTTAGTCTGGCACTTGCATACAAGAATATCAAGAGAAAAGGGGGTATGAACTATGTTGGTTTTGGCTACAATGAAAAATCTTGGTCATTAATCTGCGAAGAAGGGGAATATGTTTTTTCCTACAACTATGATTATACTTCCATCTCAGGTCCTCTGTGCTCCAGATTAggagtgtacctggatcacagtgcaggtattctgtccttctacagcgtctctgaCACCATGAAactcctccacagagtccagaccacatTCACTCAGCCTCTCCATGCTGGATTTTGTTTTGGTATCGATATTGGAGACACTGGTGAGTTCTGTAAACTCACAAAAAACGATGAATGTGAATCTGCAACAACAAGTGGACTCCTTAATTAG
- the LOC131980661 gene encoding tripartite motif-containing protein 16-like: MAQRGVQLDWKTFSCSICLDLLKDPVTIPCGHSYCMNCIKSHWDGEDEKEIYSCPQCRKTFTPRPVLVKNTMLADLVEELKKSGLPAAPADHCYAGPDDVACDVCSRRKLKATKSCLICLVSYCDEHLQPHYQSSAFGRHKLVEPSKKLQENICSQHDEVMKMFCRTDQQSICYLCSVDQHKDHHTVSAAAERTERQKELEGSQLNIQQRIQDRQKDVKLLQQELEAINHSADKTVEDTEVSRVKELQEKPQQEISELKRKEAELKKLSHTEDHNQFLQNYSVSQFSESTSNININSPQYFEGATAAVSEVRDELQDVMKEKLKNLSQPEPRTRLEFLKYSYELTLDPNTANEDLLLSKGNRKATLEIRHRFYGNHPYRFNSCCQVLSKESLTGRCYWEVEWSGRGLLVAVAYKNISRGGSFNECAFGLNDKSWALKCETNNYTFWHNNVQTPVSGPPCSRLGVYLDHSAGILSFYSVSETRTLLHRVQTTFTQPLYAGIWLLYSHGATAEFCNVI, translated from the coding sequence ATGGCGCAGAGAGGAGTTCAGCTGGACTGGAAAACCTTCTCTTGttccatctgtctggatctactgaaggatccgGTAACTATTCCCTGTGGACACAGCTACTGTATGAACTGTATTAAATCACACTGGGATGGAGAGGACGAGAAGGAGATCTACAGCTGTCCTCAGTGCAGGAAGACCTTCACACCGAGGCCTGTCCTggtgaaaaacaccatgttagcagATTTAGTGGAGGAGCTAAAGAAGAGCGGACTcccagctgctcctgctgatcACTGCTATGCTGGACCTGATGATGTGGCCTGTGATGTCTGCAGCAGGAGAAAACTGAAAGCCACCAAGTCCTGTCTCATCTGTCTGGTGTCTTACTGTGATGAACACCTCCAGCCTCATTATCAATCCTCTGCCTTTGGGAGacacaagctggtggagccctccaagaagctgcaggagaacatctgctctcagcatgatgaggtgatgaagatgttctGCCGGACTGATCAGCAGtctatctgttatctctgctctgtggaccAACATAAAGACCACCACACGgtgtcagctgcagcagaaaggactgagaggcagaaagagctggagggGAGTCAACtaaacatccagcagagaatccaggacagacagaaagatgtgaagctgcttcaacaggagctGGAAGCTATCAATCACTCTGCTGATAAAACAGTGGAGGACACTGAAGTAAGTCGAGTCAAAGAGCTTCAGGAGAAGCCGCAGCAGGAGATCAgtgagctgaagaggaaagaggCTGAGCTGaagaaactctcacacacagaggatCATAACCAGTTTCTACAAAACTACTCAGTGTCACAATTCAGTGAATCTACATCAAACATCAATATCAATTCTCCTCAGTACTTTGAGGGCGCGACAGCAGCTGTGTCAGAAGTCAGAGATGAACTACAAGACGTCATGAAAGAGAAATTGAAAAACTTGTCACAACCAGAGCCCAGGACCAGACTTGAATTCTTAAAGTATTCATATGAACTTacactggatccaaacacagcaaacGAAGATCTGTTATTGTCTAAGGGTAACCGAAAAGCAACACTGGAAATAAGACATCGGTTTTATGGTAATCACCCATACAGATTTAATTCATGCTGTCAGGTCCTGAGCAAagagagtctgactggacgttgttactgggaggtggagtggagCGGGAGAGGACTTCTTGTAGCAGTTGCATACAAAAATATCAGTAGAGGAGGGAGCTTCAATGAATGTGCGTTTGGACTCAATGACAAATCTTGGGcattaaaatgtgaaacaaaCAATTATACATTTTGGCACAACAATGTCCAAACTCCCGTCTCAGGTCCTCCGTGCTCCAGATTAggagtgtacctggatcacagtgcaggtattctgtccttctacagcgtctctgaaaccaggaccctcctccacagagtccagaccacatTCACTCAGCCACTCTACGCTGGAATTTGGCTTCTATATTCCCATGGAGCCACTGCTGAGTTCTGTAATGTCATATAG